A stretch of Methylogaea oryzae DNA encodes these proteins:
- a CDS encoding DUF3604 domain-containing protein — protein sequence MADDFSRSAETIASRLGEYTAPTGLYARTAAMPFLGRLSCPVAALEAGSWHELQLVYEVGASGIADGAWFKIAFKFYSDWALFQTSDPAQANYLTAEYQPGSLAPGQPPATVQSLKVRFDQKGHERPFQKAILVDVVDGYLNPGDRVVVRLGDRRFGGPGTRVQTFVEKGFAFRAYVDPLGTSRFAAVPGDVRLDVVPGPAAALQLTGPRLAKRGQPVPLRVRAEDAWGNVCWDHGGSVALTLRRDGAQAGERRVALARDGWAVALIDDLPVDVAGELEITAHLEGSAPVAAAKAYLTIDEALAVPRAWFADLHVHSDDTIGTNDTRYNLTYGRDVAGLDVVGYTANDFNITQDRWERAVDLIRTLHRDGSFVCYPGTEWCGNSCAGGDHNVVFLHGRRPAFPFDEQGRVARSFEWNEEMREHNIVPGAWPLEELWASYANDPEGHLLIPHVGGRRANLAWHHPQLERLIEVGSSWGHFPWFYQEAVARGYQLGASAAGDEHRGRCGGGVPGTAVFGTKGGLTGVLAPELTRSSIAAALRARHTWATTGERLVGLISVGDQVQGDAFEHDGPTRLDYRFLGEGGWDSLSAWDHTGCFWERDFQKEGGYSERRFRVRWGGARVRDRYRWAEWRGTVTLRNAVIHGYAAQGFEHREENAWREGATVIGFRSDTYGDADALEIDASGLEGATLVIEGRIDGYAKVGNPLAGNPFEHCPVFRWEIDGRELLEAGRLRRELGGTELFLAVERLSDAPLPREVSGSLVVDAVNGPHGFRPVYLLARQADDAKVWTSPVFIGFR from the coding sequence ATGGCTGACGATTTCTCCCGCTCCGCGGAAACCATCGCGTCCCGATTGGGCGAATATACGGCGCCGACGGGCCTCTACGCGCGCACGGCCGCCATGCCTTTCCTGGGACGGCTGTCCTGCCCGGTTGCCGCGCTGGAGGCGGGCAGCTGGCATGAACTGCAGCTGGTATACGAGGTCGGCGCTTCCGGCATCGCCGACGGCGCCTGGTTCAAGATCGCCTTTAAGTTCTATTCCGATTGGGCGCTGTTCCAAACCAGCGATCCGGCCCAGGCCAATTACCTGACGGCGGAATATCAACCGGGCTCCCTGGCGCCGGGCCAGCCGCCGGCGACGGTTCAGTCGCTGAAAGTGCGCTTCGACCAAAAAGGGCACGAACGGCCGTTTCAGAAGGCGATCCTGGTCGACGTGGTGGACGGCTATCTCAACCCCGGCGACCGCGTCGTGGTGCGCCTGGGCGACCGGCGCTTCGGCGGTCCAGGCACCCGCGTGCAGACCTTCGTCGAGAAAGGCTTCGCTTTCCGCGCCTATGTGGACCCTCTCGGCACTTCGCGCTTCGCCGCCGTGCCGGGCGACGTGCGCCTCGACGTGGTGCCGGGGCCGGCGGCGGCTTTACAGCTGACCGGCCCGAGGTTGGCGAAGCGGGGCCAGCCCGTTCCGTTGCGGGTTAGGGCGGAGGACGCCTGGGGCAACGTTTGTTGGGACCATGGCGGATCGGTGGCCCTGACCCTGCGCCGCGACGGGGCGCAGGCGGGCGAACGCCGGGTGGCTCTGGCGCGGGACGGTTGGGCGGTGGCCCTGATCGACGATCTGCCGGTGGACGTTGCGGGAGAGCTGGAAATCACCGCCCATCTGGAAGGTTCAGCCCCGGTCGCGGCGGCCAAGGCCTATCTCACCATCGACGAGGCGCTGGCCGTGCCGCGCGCCTGGTTCGCCGATTTGCACGTCCATTCCGACGATACCATCGGCACCAACGACACCCGCTACAACCTCACCTACGGGCGGGACGTGGCCGGCCTGGACGTGGTCGGCTACACCGCCAACGACTTCAACATCACCCAGGATCGCTGGGAACGGGCGGTGGACTTGATCCGCACGCTGCATCGGGACGGCAGCTTCGTGTGCTATCCCGGCACGGAATGGTGCGGCAACTCCTGCGCCGGCGGCGACCACAACGTGGTGTTCCTGCACGGTCGGCGGCCGGCGTTCCCGTTTGACGAGCAGGGCCGGGTCGCGCGTTCCTTCGAATGGAACGAGGAGATGCGCGAGCACAACATCGTGCCGGGCGCCTGGCCGCTGGAAGAACTGTGGGCCAGTTACGCCAACGATCCGGAGGGCCATCTGCTCATCCCCCACGTCGGCGGGCGCCGCGCCAATCTGGCCTGGCACCATCCGCAATTGGAGAGGCTGATCGAGGTGGGATCCAGTTGGGGCCATTTCCCCTGGTTCTATCAGGAAGCGGTGGCTCGCGGCTACCAATTGGGCGCATCGGCCGCCGGCGACGAGCACCGGGGGCGTTGCGGCGGCGGTGTGCCGGGCACGGCGGTGTTCGGTACCAAGGGGGGATTGACCGGGGTGTTGGCGCCGGAACTGACCCGTTCGTCCATCGCCGCGGCGTTGCGCGCGCGCCACACTTGGGCCACCACCGGCGAACGCTTGGTGGGGTTGATCAGCGTCGGCGACCAAGTGCAAGGCGACGCCTTCGAGCATGACGGGCCGACGAGGCTGGACTACCGCTTCCTCGGCGAGGGCGGCTGGGACTCGTTGTCGGCCTGGGATCACACCGGATGTTTTTGGGAGCGAGACTTCCAGAAGGAAGGCGGTTATTCCGAACGGCGTTTCCGCGTGCGCTGGGGCGGCGCGCGGGTGCGCGACCGCTACCGCTGGGCGGAGTGGCGGGGCACCGTCACCCTGCGCAACGCCGTCATCCATGGCTACGCGGCGCAGGGCTTCGAGCATCGGGAAGAAAACGCCTGGCGCGAAGGCGCCACGGTTATCGGTTTTCGCTCCGATACCTATGGCGACGCCGATGCGTTGGAAATCGATGCCAGCGGGCTGGAGGGCGCCACGCTCGTCATTGAAGGCCGCATCGACGGCTACGCCAAGGTGGGGAATCCGCTGGCCGGCAACCCGTTCGAGCATTGCCCCGTCTTCCGCTGGGAAATCGACGGGCGCGAATTGCTGGAAGCGGGCCGCCTGCGCCGCGAACTGGGTGGCACCGAGCTGTTCCTGGCTGTGGAGCGGCTCAGCGACGCGCCGCTGCCGCGAGAGGTGTCCGGCAGCCTGGTGGTGGACGCGGTCAACGGTCCGCACGGCTTCCGCCCCGTCTACCTGCTGGCACGGCAGGCGGACGATGCGAAAGTGTGGACGTCGCCGGTGTTTATCGGTTTTCGGTAG
- a CDS encoding ABC transporter ATP-binding protein codes for MAALISLTALGVAFDQEREGVPVLDGIDLKVQNGEFVALVGASGSGKSTLLRVVAGLLPATTGSVAFAGGQEAGRRRYGLVFQEPRLLPWRRVLGNVEFGLEGHKLSRVERQRLARQALTLVGLADYAERWPHELSGGQRQRVGIARALAIDPDVLLMDEPFGALDTVTRSTLQDELVRIWRQTGKTILFVTHDLDEAVFLADRIVMLAGRPARIVQDHYNLAARLRKTPAGARLAQNLAEALADSYVI; via the coding sequence ATGGCAGCGTTGATTTCACTCACCGCCCTCGGCGTCGCTTTCGACCAAGAACGCGAGGGCGTGCCGGTGCTGGACGGCATCGATTTAAAGGTACAGAACGGTGAATTCGTCGCCCTGGTCGGGGCGTCCGGCAGCGGCAAGTCGACCCTGCTGCGCGTCGTGGCCGGCTTGCTGCCGGCTACCACGGGCAGCGTCGCCTTTGCGGGCGGCCAAGAAGCCGGGCGGCGGCGCTACGGACTGGTTTTCCAGGAGCCGCGCCTGCTGCCTTGGCGGCGAGTGCTGGGCAACGTGGAATTCGGCCTGGAAGGACACAAGCTCTCCCGTGTCGAGCGGCAACGGCTCGCGCGGCAAGCGCTGACGCTGGTGGGACTGGCCGACTACGCCGAACGCTGGCCCCACGAACTTTCCGGCGGCCAACGGCAACGGGTGGGCATCGCCCGCGCCCTGGCCATCGACCCGGACGTGCTGCTGATGGATGAACCCTTCGGCGCGCTGGACACCGTCACCCGCAGCACCCTCCAGGACGAATTGGTCCGCATCTGGCGACAAACGGGAAAAACCATCCTGTTCGTCACCCACGACCTGGACGAAGCCGTGTTTCTGGCGGACCGCATCGTCATGCTGGCCGGACGGCCGGCGCGCATCGTGCAAGACCATTACAATCTAGCCGCCCGCTTGCGCAAGACGCCGGCCGGCGCGAGGCTAGCCCAGAACCTGGCCGAGGCCCTGGCCGACAGCTACGTGATCTAA
- a CDS encoding ABC transporter substrate-binding protein has translation MKRLPRLLTAAALAMAAAFHVNADTRVEVGYIPILASTPLFLLEAEGWAKTEGLELNLTKFEAGTAAIQALAAGKIDVLYAGIGPVLVARGKGVDAVVVANSAVEELALVARGELAELSRKVPAAEAVARLAENRSAAVKIATQPPGSVPDVVLRHWIKKVTAVDSAKVELVSQGIEKTQQALLAGVIDAAMVREPTITVITKADPQAAVLALGGEMFPGQPGTVVATRSAFVRDNREAVAKLVALHVKAVDAVRNDKARAAKAAWEFIGKGLIEESVLTEALASPSSKFISDPRYIVEAAQRMQDFQTELGIPSSAAPAAQAFDYSFYDAVIGKVAELK, from the coding sequence ATGAAACGACTCCCTAGACTCCTAACCGCCGCGGCACTCGCCATGGCCGCCGCATTCCACGTCAACGCGGACACCCGCGTCGAGGTGGGGTACATCCCCATCTTGGCATCGACCCCGCTATTCCTGCTCGAAGCCGAAGGCTGGGCCAAGACCGAAGGGCTGGAATTGAACCTGACAAAATTCGAGGCGGGCACAGCCGCTATCCAGGCCTTGGCTGCCGGCAAAATCGACGTGTTGTACGCAGGCATCGGCCCGGTGCTGGTGGCGCGCGGCAAGGGTGTCGACGCCGTGGTGGTGGCCAATTCCGCTGTGGAAGAGCTAGCCTTGGTGGCACGGGGAGAACTGGCCGAATTGAGCCGCAAGGTGCCGGCGGCGGAAGCCGTGGCCCGGTTGGCCGAAAACCGTAGCGCCGCGGTCAAAATCGCCACCCAGCCGCCGGGCTCCGTGCCCGACGTGGTGCTACGGCATTGGATAAAGAAAGTCACGGCCGTCGACTCCGCCAAAGTCGAGCTGGTCAGCCAAGGGATCGAAAAAACGCAACAAGCGCTGTTGGCCGGCGTGATCGACGCGGCCATGGTGCGCGAACCGACCATCACCGTCATCACCAAAGCCGATCCCCAAGCGGCGGTGCTGGCCCTCGGCGGCGAGATGTTCCCGGGCCAACCGGGCACGGTGGTAGCCACCCGCAGCGCCTTCGTTCGCGATAACCGAGAAGCCGTCGCCAAGCTGGTGGCGCTGCACGTCAAGGCCGTCGATGCCGTTAGAAACGACAAGGCCCGCGCCGCCAAAGCCGCCTGGGAATTCATCGGCAAGGGTTTGATCGAGGAATCGGTGCTGACCGAGGCGCTGGCCTCCCCTTCCTCCAAGTTCATCTCGGATCCGCGCTATATCGTCGAGGCAGCCCAGCGCATGCAGGACTTCCAGACGGAACTGGGTATTCCCTCCTCCGCCGCGCCCGCCGCTCAGGCATTCGACTACAGCTTTTACGACGCGGTGATCGGCAAGGTCGCCGAGCTCAAATGA
- a CDS encoding ABC transporter permease, translating to MMERHLKLSALGLLLFFAAWETLARSGIAHALLVPPPSRVPEALMTEIDAGIWFKMIGRSFVHYAFGLLAGSLLGIAMGTTAAIWPRLAAATEWVVRLLRPIPAIAWIPFAIIWFGVTETAASFIIAITVFWLNFFASYAAVRSVDKDLLEMARAFGQGDLWPRLAKVLLPAASPGILAGFRSGLGQGWMSVVAAEMFGIPGVGLRMMEASGLLATHVVVLYMLTIAALYGLSDSCFVLLQKRMLAWQR from the coding sequence ATGATGGAGCGACACCTCAAGCTTTCGGCGCTGGGGCTGCTGCTATTCTTCGCCGCCTGGGAAACGCTGGCGCGCAGCGGTATCGCCCACGCCTTGCTGGTGCCGCCGCCGTCGCGAGTGCCCGAAGCGTTGATGACCGAAATCGACGCCGGCATTTGGTTCAAGATGATCGGCCGCAGCTTCGTGCACTACGCCTTTGGACTGCTGGCCGGATCGCTGCTGGGCATAGCCATGGGAACCACGGCGGCCATTTGGCCGCGCCTCGCCGCGGCGACCGAGTGGGTCGTACGGCTGCTCCGCCCCATTCCCGCCATCGCCTGGATTCCTTTCGCCATCATTTGGTTCGGCGTCACCGAAACGGCGGCCTCGTTCATCATCGCCATCACCGTATTCTGGCTGAATTTTTTCGCCAGCTATGCGGCGGTACGCTCGGTGGACAAGGATCTGCTGGAAATGGCGCGCGCTTTCGGCCAGGGCGACTTATGGCCGCGCCTGGCCAAAGTGCTGTTGCCTGCGGCCTCTCCCGGCATCCTGGCGGGATTCCGTTCCGGCTTGGGACAAGGCTGGATGTCGGTGGTCGCCGCCGAAATGTTCGGCATTCCCGGCGTCGGCCTGCGCATGATGGAAGCCTCCGGGCTGCTGGCCACCCACGTGGTGGTGCTCTACATGCTCACCATCGCCGCCCTCTACGGCCTGTCGGATTCTTGTTTCGTTTTGCTGCAAAAAAGGATGCTGGCATGGCAGCGTTGA
- a CDS encoding macro domain-containing protein, translating into MIHEVAGDILLTRAQAIVHGAAANDPMDQGLALALHSLFPSMHKDYHHWCHQKHPKPGEAWMWDTGMGKKIATLITQEGGYGHGQRLGKASVSNLRHALRALRKAAEKEKIASIAVPRLATGVGGLDWLEVWPVIQEQLGEMEIPVFVYVEYLPKQKANEPGL; encoded by the coding sequence ATGATTCACGAAGTAGCCGGCGATATTCTGTTGACCAGAGCGCAAGCGATCGTCCATGGCGCTGCCGCCAACGATCCCATGGATCAGGGGTTGGCGCTGGCGTTGCATTCGCTCTTTCCGTCCATGCACAAGGATTATCACCATTGGTGCCATCAGAAGCACCCGAAGCCCGGCGAAGCGTGGATGTGGGACACCGGCATGGGCAAGAAAATCGCCACCTTGATTACTCAGGAAGGCGGATACGGCCACGGCCAGCGTCTCGGCAAGGCCTCGGTCAGCAATCTCCGTCATGCGTTGCGCGCTTTACGCAAAGCCGCCGAGAAAGAAAAAATCGCTTCAATTGCCGTGCCGCGCTTGGCTACCGGCGTGGGCGGGCTGGATTGGTTGGAGGTGTGGCCGGTGATTCAAGAGCAGTTAGGGGAAATGGAGATTCCTGTTTTCGTCTACGTGGAGTACTTGCCTAAGCAAAAGGCGAACGAGCCGGGGCTGTGA